A window of Ranitomeya variabilis isolate aRanVar5 chromosome 2, aRanVar5.hap1, whole genome shotgun sequence contains these coding sequences:
- the LOC143805825 gene encoding cdc42 effector protein 2-like: MPAKTPMYLKTSTPKRGKKPKLRDVLSREMISPPLGDFRHSAHIGLDGEEDMFGELSFLQGKYDLLPNLGRKLTLQNTDNRLDHEFHDSDGSFRPLKNAISLPVFTGTQSKERAPPKPPRLHLEEVPSQRSMSISYGEGCFRREEDMSFSSISKEENSRSLTVSTSSSEASITGSGMFSPGCGTDGSESKMDNLDSQNQDNPPSESLFGLELDLGPSILDDVLRIMDDYKAS; this comes from the coding sequence ATGCCAGCGAAAACCCCAATGTACTTGAAAACTTCAACTCCAAAAAGAGGCAAAAAGCCCAAACTTCGAGATGTGTTATCCAGGGAAATGATCAGCCCTCCTTTGGGTGATTTCAGACATAGTGCTCATATCGGACTAGATGGAGAAGAAGACATGTTTGGGGAGTTGTCCTTCTTGCAAGGAAAGTATGACCTGCTGCCAAACTTGGGTCGAAAGTTAACCCTTCAAAACACTGACAACAGGCTGGACCATGAGTTTCATGACAGTGATGGAAGTTTCCGCCCCTTAAAAAATGCCATATCTCTCCCGGTTTTCACTGGAACGCAAAGTAAAGAGAGAGCTCCTCCAAAACCCCCGAGGCTCCATCTGGAAGAAGTCCCAAGCCAACGCTCCATGTCCATCAGCTATGGCGAAGGATGTTTTCGTAGAGAAGAAGATATGTCATTCTCCTCCATCTCCAAAGAAGAAAACAGCAGGTCTTTGACAGTTTCTACAAGTTCCTCTGAAGCTTCCATTACTGGAAGTGGGATGTTCAGTCCTGGATGTGGGACTGATGGATCAGAAAGTAAAATGGACAACTTGGACTCCCAGAACCAGGATAATCCTCCCTCCGAATCTCTCTTTGGGCTGGAGTTGGACCTTGGACCATCAATCCTGGATGATGTTCTGAGGATAATGGATGATTACAAAGCTTCTTGA